Proteins from one Vespula vulgaris chromosome 23, iyVesVulg1.1, whole genome shotgun sequence genomic window:
- the LOC127071774 gene encoding D-beta-hydroxybutyrate dehydrogenase, mitochondrial isoform X1, which yields MDVETGAILALQILALCSIAAALLAYLMRQSRNAGDEYELRNKRHVLVTNCDTCVGLQIALALSEAGYKVFAGLPNPLENSPSIKILKAVEQEREKEMDNNDASNDKIQLRTRGQIVPLELDPTREDSLHASLDAVRAKLPAGEDGLWAVIHTGGLALPGSIEKQTSSAWESMLRHNLVAPLRTARVFIPLLRVKRGRIVLLGDSETSYASKAGTGLVAFTASRKAVEGAATALKSELHSSGVDVVLLKPPPVNPLVLYASPVLKTVDVESGVTSSEGTWIAPLSNYSVQNSLIPALTTPCPLSSYDMSLKTKLFWR from the exons ATGGACGTCGAAACCGGCGCCATCTTGGCACTTCAGATTTTAGCCCTTTGCTCTATAGCTGCTGCACTACTTGCTTATCTGATGCGACAATCAAGAAATGCCGGAGACGAATACGAGTTGCGAAACAAACGTCACGTACTCGTAACCAACTGCGATACGTGCGTGGGTCTACAGATTGCCCTTGCACTCTCTGAAGCCGGTTACAAG GTATTCGCTGGTCTACCAAATCCATTGGAAAATTCACCAtccataaaaattttaaaggcGGTAGAACAAgaacgtgaaaaagaaatggacaATAATGACGCGAGTAACGATAAGATTCAACTTCGTACTCGAGGACAAATCGTGCCATTGGAGTTAGATCCAACTAGGGAAGACAGTCTACATGCTTCCTTGGACGCCGTCAGAGCGAAACTTCCAGCTGGAGAAGATG GTCTCTGGGCAGTGATACATACCGGTGGCTTGGCGTTACCGGGTTCTATAGAAAAGCAAACCAGTTCAGCGTGGGAATCTATGCTGCGACACAATCTGGTCGCACCCCTTAGAACGGCCAGAGTGTTTATCCCTCTTCTGCGCGTTAAAAGAG GTCGCATCGTTCTCCTGGGTGATTCCGAGACGAGCTACGCTAGCAAAGCCGGAACAGGGTTGGTAGCATTCACTGCTTCTCGTAAAGCTGTGGAAGGGGCTGCTACGGCATTAAAGAGCGAATTACATTCTTCGGGTGTTGACGTCGTGCTTCTCAAACCACCACCCGTGAATCCCCTCGTCCTTTATGCATCGCCTGTTCTCAAGAC gGTCGACGTCGAATCGGGTGTTACGTCTTCCGAGGGAACGTGGATCGCACCTTTATCGAATTACTCGGTTCAAAACTCTCTAATACCTGCCTTAACGACACCCTGTCCATTAAGTTCGTACGATATGAGCTTAAAGACCAAATTGTTCTggcgataa
- the LOC127071774 gene encoding D-beta-hydroxybutyrate dehydrogenase, mitochondrial isoform X2: MSIKFTKVFAGLPNPLENSPSIKILKAVEQEREKEMDNNDASNDKIQLRTRGQIVPLELDPTREDSLHASLDAVRAKLPAGEDGLWAVIHTGGLALPGSIEKQTSSAWESMLRHNLVAPLRTARVFIPLLRVKRGRIVLLGDSETSYASKAGTGLVAFTASRKAVEGAATALKSELHSSGVDVVLLKPPPVNPLVLYASPVLKTVDVESGVTSSEGTWIAPLSNYSVQNSLIPALTTPCPLSSYDMSLKTKLFWR, from the exons atgtcaattaaatttacgaag GTATTCGCTGGTCTACCAAATCCATTGGAAAATTCACCAtccataaaaattttaaaggcGGTAGAACAAgaacgtgaaaaagaaatggacaATAATGACGCGAGTAACGATAAGATTCAACTTCGTACTCGAGGACAAATCGTGCCATTGGAGTTAGATCCAACTAGGGAAGACAGTCTACATGCTTCCTTGGACGCCGTCAGAGCGAAACTTCCAGCTGGAGAAGATG GTCTCTGGGCAGTGATACATACCGGTGGCTTGGCGTTACCGGGTTCTATAGAAAAGCAAACCAGTTCAGCGTGGGAATCTATGCTGCGACACAATCTGGTCGCACCCCTTAGAACGGCCAGAGTGTTTATCCCTCTTCTGCGCGTTAAAAGAG GTCGCATCGTTCTCCTGGGTGATTCCGAGACGAGCTACGCTAGCAAAGCCGGAACAGGGTTGGTAGCATTCACTGCTTCTCGTAAAGCTGTGGAAGGGGCTGCTACGGCATTAAAGAGCGAATTACATTCTTCGGGTGTTGACGTCGTGCTTCTCAAACCACCACCCGTGAATCCCCTCGTCCTTTATGCATCGCCTGTTCTCAAGAC gGTCGACGTCGAATCGGGTGTTACGTCTTCCGAGGGAACGTGGATCGCACCTTTATCGAATTACTCGGTTCAAAACTCTCTAATACCTGCCTTAACGACACCCTGTCCATTAAGTTCGTACGATATGAGCTTAAAGACCAAATTGTTCTggcgataa
- the LOC127071907 gene encoding histidine-rich glycoprotein-like, with the protein MDFTKLKMSMLCLCLLFAVVAAVPKVHHDDDGEKGGDHGDSHGHAHSYQHFIGPVVGHHDEITWKDKHGDHYHDYRAHPKYKFSYGVVDHHTKDHHDQSEHRDGKKVEGEYQLHEPGGNVRVVKYHSDPHGGFFAEVHNHGGNDHSGGTYGGHKHRFLGILAFVGISNAFPGHAHSFVHFYGPVKGPGQEVISHGKHGHHIDYVAHPKYEFSYGIEDHHTADYHGQKEHRDGKDVIGEYTIKEPGGNTRIVKYHSDPHGGFFAHVHNTGGNNHEGGTYGGHGHEHGYGY; encoded by the exons ATGGACTTTACCAAACTAAAG ATGTCGATGCTGTGCTTGTGTCTTTTATTCGCAGTAGTCGCGGCTGTTCCGAAGGTTCATCACGATG ACGACGGGGAGAAGGGAGGAGATCATGGCGATTCCCATGGACATGCCCATTCGTATCAACATTTTATCGGACCGGTAGTGGGTCATCACGATGAGATAACGTGGAAGGACAAGCATGGTGATCATTACCATGATTATAGAGCTCATCCAAAATACAAATTCTCTTATGGAGTTGTAGATCATCATACGAAGGATCATCATGATCAGAGCGAGCATAGGGATG GAAAGAAAGTGGAAGGAGAATACCAACTACACGAACCCGGCGGTAACGTTAGAGTTGTCAAGTATCATTCTGATCCTCATGGTGGATTCTTTGCTGAAGTTCACAATCATGGTGGAAACGATCATTCCGGTGGTACTTATGGTGGACACAAACACCGAT TTCTTGGCATTCTTGCCTTTGTTGGGATCAGCAATGCTTTTCCCGGACACGCACATAGTTTCGTACATTTCTATGGACCCGTAAAAGGACCTGGTCAAGAAGTTATATCTCATGGTAAACACGGCCATCATATAGATTATGTTGCTCATCCGAAATACGAGTTCTCTTATGGCATTGAGGATCATCATACTGCGGATTATCACGGACAGAAAGAACACAGAGACG GTAAAGACGTAATCGGCGAATATACGATCAAAGAACCAGGTGGTAATACGAGAATCGTTAAGTATCATTCTGATCCTCACGGAGGATTTTTCGCTCATGTTCACAACACTGGTGGCAATAATCACGAAGGTGGTACTTATGGTGGTCATGGTCATGAACACGGTTACGGATATTAA